In a genomic window of Aeromonas veronii:
- a CDS encoding beta-galactosidase subunit beta, with protein MITLDNLTLFKNIYREGKKWGRCVEAINNLANLKPGICHSIGDSLTYRLQEGASPATSLFEGQRRYFDVHYYLEGEETVEWAAKSELAVEQAYDDTTDREWLAGEVRERQQVGNGQVVIFENDEAYRFVGDGPVRKLIIKVTVEGGYFKNK; from the coding sequence ATGATCACCCTGGACAACCTGACCCTGTTCAAAAACATCTACCGGGAGGGCAAGAAGTGGGGCCGCTGCGTGGAGGCCATCAACAACCTGGCGAACCTCAAGCCCGGTATCTGCCACTCCATCGGTGATTCCCTCACCTACCGTTTGCAGGAAGGGGCCAGCCCGGCCACCTCACTGTTCGAGGGGCAGCGCCGCTACTTCGACGTCCACTACTACCTGGAAGGGGAAGAGACGGTGGAGTGGGCAGCCAAGAGCGAGCTGGCGGTCGAGCAGGCTTATGACGACACCACTGACCGCGAGTGGCTGGCCGGCGAGGTGCGTGAGCGCCAGCAGGTGGGCAACGGGCAGGTGGTGATCTTCGAGAACGATGAGGCTTACCGCTTTGTCGGCGACGGGCCGGTGCGCAAGCTGATCATCAAGGTCACCGTCGAAGGCGGCTACTTCAAAAACAAATAA
- the ebgA gene encoding beta-galactosidase subunit alpha, with amino-acid sequence MNNWENVQFVGENRLAPRAYFFSYADHGLAATMQRELSRRFLSLGGQWQFHYFDHPLQVPEAFYHSPMSEWGQITVPNMWQMEGHGQLQYTDEGFPFPIDVPFVPTNNPTGAYQRSFMLSPAWDGEQVIIKFDGVETYFEVYVNGHYVGFSKGSRLTAEFDISAYAKIGENLLSVRVMQWADSTYIEDQDMWWMAGIFRDVYLVGKPAAHVQDFFIRTALADDNQSATLSCDIQLENLGAAARDHRLVWSLLDQGSEIASGSLDHLAIDGKCDCRFTLDLANPHLWSAEDPYLYQLQLSLYDGQGELLEVIPQRVGVREIKVKDGLFHVNGHYLKLHGVNRHDNDHLKSRAVGMDRVERDIVLMKQHNLNSVRTAHYPNDPRFYELCDQYGLFVMAETDVETHGFANVGDLSRITDDPFWEPVFVDRIERHVHAQKNHPSIILWSLGNESGYGCNIRAMYQRCKAIDPTRLVHYEEDRDAEVVDVVSTMYSRVSQMNCFGEFPMEKPRIICEYAHAMGNGPGGLSEYQQVFDRHPHIQGHYIWEWCDHGILDQDEQGRAVYKYGGDYGDYPNNYNFCMDGLIYPDQTPGPGLREYKQVICPVKVRALDLASGKLAVENRYWFSNLDDIRLLVEVKAEGELLASQQIRLEGVAPGATTELQLELPSLDGRETFVQLRVIKATATRYSAAEHELGQYQFQLKESTRQLQPFANPNATALQIADERLALTLSGSGFALRFSRLDGKLVSWQQDGIELIERSPRLTFFKPMIDNHKQEYESLWHPNHLQIMQEHFRTLSWRQLGEAVEVTVESLIAPPVFDFGMRCRYVYTLSPNGQLQVALSGQPYGGYDDIIPKIGFELGIRQDLDRVHYYGMGPGENYQDSRQSNWIDSFQSTVGEMWEHYPFPQDNGNRQQVRWATLTNRHGAGLYVRPDAPINLSVWPYSWEHIHAAQHINELEPCGYLTLNLDHKVLGLGSNSWGSEVLDSWRVRFEPFSFGLTLLPIARGNLNPAALAGLDLTINGGRNLA; translated from the coding sequence GTGAATAACTGGGAAAACGTCCAATTTGTTGGTGAAAACAGGCTGGCCCCTCGCGCCTACTTCTTCTCTTATGCTGATCACGGGCTGGCGGCCACCATGCAGCGCGAGCTGAGCCGCCGTTTTCTGAGCCTTGGCGGCCAGTGGCAGTTCCACTACTTCGACCACCCCCTGCAGGTGCCGGAGGCCTTCTATCACAGCCCCATGAGCGAGTGGGGCCAGATCACCGTGCCCAACATGTGGCAGATGGAAGGACATGGTCAGCTGCAGTACACCGACGAAGGTTTTCCCTTCCCCATCGACGTGCCTTTTGTTCCGACCAACAACCCCACCGGCGCCTATCAGCGCAGCTTCATGCTGAGCCCGGCCTGGGACGGCGAGCAGGTGATCATCAAGTTTGACGGGGTGGAGACCTACTTCGAGGTCTATGTGAACGGCCACTATGTCGGCTTCAGTAAGGGGAGCCGTCTCACTGCCGAGTTCGATATCAGCGCCTACGCCAAGATTGGCGAGAACCTGCTGTCAGTGCGGGTGATGCAGTGGGCTGACTCCACCTATATCGAAGATCAGGACATGTGGTGGATGGCGGGGATCTTCCGCGACGTCTATCTGGTGGGCAAACCGGCCGCCCATGTGCAGGACTTCTTCATCCGCACCGCGCTGGCTGATGACAATCAAAGCGCTACCCTGAGCTGCGACATCCAGCTGGAAAATCTTGGGGCAGCTGCCCGTGATCACCGTCTGGTCTGGTCGCTGCTGGATCAGGGCAGCGAGATCGCCAGCGGCTCGCTCGATCATCTCGCCATCGACGGCAAGTGTGATTGCCGCTTCACGCTGGATCTGGCCAATCCCCATCTCTGGAGCGCCGAAGATCCTTACCTCTACCAGCTGCAACTCTCCCTCTACGACGGTCAGGGCGAGCTGCTGGAAGTGATCCCGCAGCGGGTCGGGGTGCGTGAAATCAAGGTCAAGGATGGCCTCTTCCATGTCAACGGCCATTACCTCAAGCTGCACGGGGTGAACCGTCACGACAACGACCACCTCAAGAGCCGCGCGGTCGGCATGGATCGGGTGGAGCGTGACATCGTGCTGATGAAGCAGCACAACCTCAACTCGGTGCGCACCGCCCACTACCCGAACGACCCGCGTTTCTACGAGCTGTGCGACCAGTACGGTCTGTTCGTGATGGCGGAGACCGACGTGGAGACCCACGGTTTTGCCAACGTAGGCGATCTCAGCCGCATCACCGATGACCCCTTCTGGGAGCCGGTGTTCGTGGATCGCATCGAGCGCCACGTTCACGCCCAGAAGAACCACCCCTCCATCATCCTCTGGTCGCTCGGCAACGAGTCCGGCTATGGCTGCAACATCAGAGCCATGTACCAGCGCTGCAAGGCGATCGACCCGACCCGGCTGGTGCACTACGAAGAGGATCGCGATGCCGAGGTGGTGGATGTGGTGAGCACCATGTATTCCCGCGTCTCCCAGATGAACTGCTTCGGCGAGTTCCCGATGGAGAAGCCGCGCATTATCTGCGAATACGCCCACGCCATGGGCAACGGCCCGGGTGGCCTGAGTGAATACCAGCAGGTGTTCGACCGCCATCCCCACATTCAGGGCCACTACATCTGGGAGTGGTGTGATCACGGCATTCTGGATCAGGACGAGCAGGGGCGCGCCGTTTACAAATACGGCGGCGACTACGGCGACTACCCCAACAACTACAACTTCTGCATGGATGGCCTTATCTATCCGGATCAGACTCCGGGGCCGGGCCTGCGTGAATACAAGCAGGTGATCTGCCCGGTCAAGGTGCGTGCGCTGGATCTGGCGAGCGGCAAGCTGGCGGTGGAAAACCGCTACTGGTTCTCCAATCTTGACGATATCCGCCTGCTGGTCGAGGTGAAGGCCGAGGGCGAACTGCTGGCCAGCCAGCAAATCCGGCTGGAAGGGGTTGCCCCCGGTGCCACCACAGAGCTGCAACTCGAACTGCCATCCCTCGATGGGCGGGAAACTTTCGTCCAGCTGCGGGTCATCAAGGCCACCGCCACTCGCTATAGCGCGGCGGAGCACGAGCTGGGCCAGTACCAGTTCCAGCTGAAAGAGTCGACTCGCCAGCTGCAGCCTTTTGCCAATCCCAACGCCACGGCGTTGCAGATTGCCGACGAGCGCCTCGCGCTGACCCTGAGCGGCAGCGGCTTTGCCCTGCGCTTCTCGCGCCTCGACGGCAAGCTGGTGAGCTGGCAGCAGGATGGTATCGAGCTGATTGAGCGCTCGCCGCGCCTCACCTTCTTCAAGCCGATGATCGACAACCACAAGCAGGAGTACGAGAGCCTGTGGCACCCCAACCACCTGCAGATCATGCAGGAGCACTTCCGCACTCTGAGCTGGCGCCAGTTGGGTGAGGCGGTCGAGGTGACAGTGGAAAGCCTGATCGCGCCGCCGGTGTTCGACTTCGGCATGCGCTGCCGCTACGTCTACACCCTGAGCCCGAACGGTCAGCTGCAGGTGGCACTCTCCGGTCAGCCCTACGGCGGTTATGACGACATCATCCCCAAGATCGGCTTCGAGCTGGGCATTCGTCAGGATCTCGACCGGGTGCACTACTACGGCATGGGGCCGGGCGAAAACTATCAGGACAGCCGCCAGAGCAACTGGATCGACAGCTTCCAGAGCACAGTCGGCGAGATGTGGGAGCACTACCCCTTCCCACAGGACAACGGCAACCGCCAGCAGGTGCGCTGGGCGACCCTGACCAACCGCCACGGCGCCGGTCTCTACGTGCGACCCGATGCCCCCATCAACCTGAGCGTCTGGCCCTACAGCTGGGAGCATATCCACGCGGCGCAGCACATCAACGAGCTGGAGCCCTGCGGTTATCTGACCCTCAATCTGGATCACAAGGTGCTGGGGCTCGGCTCCAACTCTTGGGGCTCCGAGGTGCTGGACTCCTGGCGGGTGCGCTTCGAGCCGTTCAGCTTCGGTCTGACCCTGCTGCCCATCGCCCGTGGCAACCTCAATCCGGCTGCGCTGGCCGGGCTCGATCTCACCATCAACGGCGGGAGGAACCTCGCATGA
- the ebgR gene encoding transcriptional regulator EbgR, producing the protein MATLKEIAQEAGVSLATVSRVLNEDPSLSVKEETKQRIFEIAERLEYKTSSARKGVHKSKLHFLVVYAYPQSTEVNDPYYLAIRYGIETQSARLNIELTHLYNCGEGRELTAVDGILVVGSLSAERLAQLRTCSSMLVFVDSRAMEEFDSVDVDLALISQQVVDYFIAQGHQRIGYIGGQDENPDLRELAFRDYGQRLGVVQESDLYRGDFSSASGYQLAKEMLAGDWPKALFVASDSIAIGVLRAIHEKGLAIPQQIELISVNDIPTAKFTFPPLSTVRIHSELMGSQGVNLLVERLRDERDIPLRVLVPSKLTLRGTTR; encoded by the coding sequence ATGGCTACGTTGAAGGAAATTGCACAGGAGGCGGGGGTGTCGCTCGCCACGGTATCCCGGGTACTGAACGAGGATCCCAGCCTGAGCGTCAAGGAAGAGACCAAGCAGCGGATCTTCGAGATTGCCGAACGGCTGGAGTACAAGACCAGCAGCGCCCGCAAGGGGGTTCACAAGAGCAAGCTGCACTTTCTGGTGGTCTATGCCTATCCCCAGAGTACCGAGGTCAATGACCCTTACTATCTCGCTATCCGTTATGGCATCGAGACCCAGAGTGCCCGTCTCAACATCGAACTGACCCACCTCTACAACTGTGGTGAAGGACGCGAGCTGACCGCCGTGGACGGTATCCTGGTGGTGGGGAGTCTCTCGGCCGAGCGTCTGGCGCAGTTGCGAACCTGCTCCAGTATGCTGGTCTTTGTTGATTCCCGCGCCATGGAGGAGTTTGACTCGGTCGACGTGGATCTCGCCCTGATCAGTCAGCAAGTGGTGGATTACTTTATCGCTCAGGGGCACCAGCGCATCGGTTATATCGGTGGCCAGGATGAGAATCCGGATCTGCGCGAGCTGGCCTTCCGGGATTATGGCCAGCGGTTGGGGGTGGTGCAGGAGAGCGATCTCTATCGCGGCGATTTCTCCAGTGCTTCCGGCTACCAGTTGGCGAAGGAGATGCTGGCGGGCGACTGGCCCAAGGCGCTGTTCGTCGCCTCCGACTCCATCGCCATCGGTGTGCTGCGTGCCATCCACGAGAAGGGACTGGCGATTCCCCAGCAGATCGAGCTTATCAGCGTCAACGATATTCCGACCGCCAAGTTCACCTTCCCGCCACTCTCCACGGTGCGGATCCACTCCGAGTTGATGGGCTCCCAGGGGGTTAATCTGCTGGTTGAGCGGCTGCGAGACGAGCGCGATATTCCACTCCGAGTGTTGGTACCTAGCAAGCTGACTCTGCGTGGCACCACTCGCTAA
- a CDS encoding gamma carbonic anhydrase family protein, which translates to MDLRLRPYKGKRPQLGKRVYVDPCATLVGDIELADDASIWPMVAARGDVNHIRIGARSNIQDGTVLHLTRKSASNPTGYPLLIGEDVTVGHKAMLHGCTIGNRVLVGMGAIILDGVVVEDDVMIGAGSLVPPGKRLESGFLYIGNPVKQARPLKPAEIAFLKTSADNYVLLKDEYLQET; encoded by the coding sequence ATGGACTTGCGACTGAGACCGTACAAAGGAAAACGCCCGCAACTGGGTAAACGGGTGTATGTAGATCCCTGCGCGACACTGGTGGGCGATATCGAGCTGGCTGACGATGCCAGCATCTGGCCCATGGTGGCGGCACGGGGGGATGTGAATCATATCCGTATCGGTGCCCGCAGTAACATTCAGGATGGCACCGTATTGCACCTGACCCGCAAGAGCGCCAGCAACCCGACTGGCTATCCGCTGCTGATCGGTGAAGATGTCACTGTGGGTCACAAGGCGATGCTGCACGGCTGCACCATAGGCAACCGGGTGCTGGTCGGCATGGGGGCCATCATTCTGGATGGGGTGGTGGTCGAGGATGATGTGATGATCGGCGCAGGTTCGCTGGTGCCGCCGGGCAAGCGACTCGAGTCAGGCTTTCTATATATAGGTAATCCCGTCAAACAAGCTCGCCCGCTCAAACCCGCCGAGATCGCCTTCCTCAAGACCTCGGCCGACAACTATGTCCTGCTCAAGGATGAGTATCTGCAAGAGACCTGA
- the polA gene encoding DNA polymerase I: MAPSNPLILVDGSSYLYRAFFASQQADLRTSTGLPSGAVRVMANMMRSLRKQYPDCHVAVVFDAKGKTFRDDIYPEYKATRASMPDDLRSQVAPIHQMIKAMGFPFLMVEGVEADDVIGTLARQATEKQLPVLISTGDKDMAQLVSDHVTLIDTMKDVKTDREGVIEKFGVPPDLIIDYLALMGDKVDNIPGMTGVGEKTALALLQGIGSIDEIAANLDKVAALGFRGSKAFADKFREQEEQVRLSYRLATIKTDVELEQSLEQLQLKPVDKESLLAVYREYELRNLIKELESGGEEGSESAGPDDAGDESAAPVAAIETDYRCILDEAEFDGWLEQLKAAPLFAFDTETTSLDYMEARIVGVSFAVEPGKAAYVPFGHDYLGAPVQLSEAVVLGKLKPLLEDPTRLKVGQNLKYDRNVLLNHDIDLQGIAYDTMLESYVLNSTASRHDMDSLAKRYLGVETTSFEDIAGKGVKQLTFNQIELEQAAPYAAEDADITLRLHQTLWGQLEAVPGLAKVFSEIELPLLPVLARMELLGTTIDPKLLHQQSQEIELRLAELEKQAHELAGQEFNLSSPKQLGEILFSKLGLPIIKKTPKGAPSTAEEVLAELAETYELPQLLMEHRGLAKLKSTYTDKLPLMIKPQTGRVHTSYHQAVAATGRLSSSDPNLQNIPVRNEQGRRIRQAFIPSAGYKLVAADYSQIELRIMAHLSGDKGLLTAFAEGKDIHKATAAEVFGVALDAVTTDMRRSAKAINFGLIYGMSAFGLAKQLGIGRAEAQKYMDLYFERYPGVLEYMERTRQQAEAQGYVETLFGRRLYLPDIKSRNAGLRKAAERAAINAPMQGTAADIIKRAMINVDSWIRGIEDESIRMLMQVHDELVFEIRAEKLEEYTAIIQEKMSAAAELHVPLVVEAGTGDNWDQAH, translated from the coding sequence ATGGCCCCTAGCAACCCCCTTATTCTGGTCGACGGCTCCTCTTATCTTTACCGCGCCTTCTTCGCCTCCCAGCAGGCTGATCTGCGCACCTCGACCGGTTTGCCGAGCGGCGCCGTCCGTGTCATGGCCAACATGATGCGCAGCCTGCGCAAGCAATATCCTGACTGTCATGTGGCCGTGGTGTTTGATGCCAAGGGCAAGACCTTCCGCGATGACATCTATCCCGAGTACAAGGCGACCCGTGCCAGCATGCCGGACGATCTGCGCAGCCAGGTCGCCCCCATCCATCAGATGATCAAGGCGATGGGCTTCCCCTTTTTGATGGTCGAAGGCGTCGAGGCGGATGATGTGATCGGCACCTTGGCTCGCCAGGCCACCGAGAAGCAGCTGCCGGTGCTGATCAGCACCGGTGACAAGGATATGGCGCAGCTGGTCTCCGACCATGTCACCCTGATCGACACCATGAAAGATGTGAAGACCGATCGGGAAGGGGTGATCGAGAAGTTTGGCGTGCCGCCCGATCTCATCATCGACTATCTGGCCCTGATGGGTGACAAGGTCGATAACATTCCCGGCATGACCGGTGTCGGCGAGAAGACCGCACTGGCCCTGCTGCAGGGGATTGGCAGCATCGACGAGATTGCCGCCAACCTCGACAAGGTGGCCGCGCTTGGCTTTCGTGGCTCCAAGGCGTTCGCCGACAAGTTCCGCGAGCAGGAAGAGCAAGTTCGTCTCTCCTATCGACTGGCGACCATCAAGACCGATGTCGAACTGGAACAGAGTCTGGAGCAACTGCAGCTCAAGCCGGTCGACAAGGAGTCCCTGCTGGCGGTCTATCGCGAATACGAGCTGCGCAACCTGATCAAGGAGCTGGAATCCGGTGGTGAAGAGGGCAGCGAGAGCGCCGGACCGGACGACGCTGGCGATGAGAGCGCCGCTCCGGTTGCCGCCATCGAAACCGACTACCGCTGCATTCTGGACGAAGCCGAGTTTGACGGCTGGCTGGAACAGTTGAAAGCGGCCCCGCTGTTTGCCTTCGATACCGAAACCACCAGTCTCGACTATATGGAGGCGCGGATCGTCGGCGTCTCCTTCGCGGTTGAACCGGGCAAGGCTGCTTATGTGCCGTTTGGCCACGACTATCTCGGGGCACCAGTACAGCTGAGCGAGGCCGTGGTGTTGGGCAAGCTCAAGCCGCTGCTGGAAGATCCGACCCGTCTCAAGGTGGGGCAGAATCTCAAGTACGATCGCAATGTGCTGCTCAACCATGACATCGACCTGCAGGGTATCGCCTACGACACCATGCTCGAATCCTATGTGCTCAACTCCACCGCCAGTCGTCACGACATGGATTCGCTGGCCAAGCGTTACCTCGGGGTCGAGACCACCTCCTTTGAAGATATAGCGGGCAAAGGGGTGAAACAGCTCACCTTCAACCAGATCGAGCTGGAGCAGGCCGCTCCCTATGCGGCGGAAGATGCCGATATCACCCTGCGTCTGCACCAGACCCTGTGGGGTCAGCTGGAGGCCGTGCCGGGTCTCGCCAAGGTATTCAGCGAGATCGAGCTGCCGCTGCTGCCGGTATTGGCGCGGATGGAGTTGCTCGGCACCACCATCGATCCCAAGTTGCTGCACCAGCAGAGTCAGGAGATCGAGCTGCGCTTGGCGGAGCTGGAGAAGCAGGCCCATGAGCTGGCCGGACAGGAGTTCAACCTCTCCTCGCCCAAGCAGCTGGGGGAGATCCTCTTCAGCAAGCTGGGCCTGCCGATCATCAAAAAGACTCCGAAGGGGGCGCCGTCCACCGCAGAAGAGGTGCTGGCCGAGCTGGCGGAGACCTACGAGCTGCCGCAACTGCTGATGGAGCATCGCGGTCTGGCCAAGCTCAAGTCCACTTACACCGACAAGCTGCCGCTGATGATCAAGCCACAGACCGGGCGGGTACACACCTCCTATCATCAGGCGGTGGCGGCTACGGGCCGTTTGTCATCGTCTGATCCCAACTTGCAGAACATCCCGGTGCGCAACGAGCAGGGGCGCCGGATCCGGCAGGCCTTCATTCCGAGCGCTGGTTACAAGCTGGTGGCGGCGGACTACTCCCAGATCGAGCTGCGTATCATGGCGCACCTCTCCGGCGACAAGGGCTTGCTGACTGCCTTTGCCGAGGGCAAGGACATCCACAAGGCGACCGCTGCCGAGGTATTCGGCGTGGCGCTCGATGCGGTCACCACCGACATGCGTCGCAGCGCCAAGGCGATCAACTTCGGCCTTATCTACGGCATGAGCGCCTTCGGTCTGGCCAAGCAGCTGGGGATCGGCCGCGCCGAAGCGCAGAAGTACATGGATCTCTACTTCGAACGCTACCCGGGCGTGCTGGAGTATATGGAGCGCACCCGCCAGCAGGCGGAAGCCCAGGGGTATGTCGAGACCCTGTTTGGTCGTCGCCTCTATCTGCCGGATATCAAGTCCCGCAACGCCGGTCTGCGCAAGGCAGCCGAGCGGGCCGCCATCAACGCCCCGATGCAGGGCACGGCCGCCGATATCATCAAGCGCGCCATGATCAACGTGGACAGCTGGATCCGCGGTATCGAGGATGAGTCGATCCGCATGCTGATGCAGGTACACGATGAACTGGTGTTCGAGATCCGCGCAGAGAAGCTGGAAGAGTACACCGCCATCATCCAGGAGAAGATGTCGGCCGCTGCCGAACTGCATGTGCCGCTGGTGGTGGAGGCGGGCACCGGCGACAACTGGGATCAGGCCCACTGA
- the elbB gene encoding isoprenoid biosynthesis glyoxalase ElbB produces the protein MKKVAVILSGCGVFDGAEIHEAVISLLALARQGAAVQCFAPNVAQLHVINHLTGEVSEGESRNVLVEAARICRGQIKDVAELDAADYDALLVPGGFGAAKNLCDFAIRGAECQIQPDVLKACQSFATANKPAAYICIAPAMIPLIYGAGTLATIGHDEGTANAIEAMGGSHLNCPVNEFVVDQERKVISTPAYMLANNIVEAAGGIDKTVKQLLAL, from the coding sequence ATGAAAAAAGTGGCCGTGATTTTGAGTGGCTGCGGTGTCTTTGACGGAGCTGAAATCCACGAAGCCGTCATCAGCCTGCTGGCGCTGGCCCGTCAGGGGGCTGCCGTCCAGTGCTTCGCCCCGAACGTGGCGCAGCTCCATGTGATCAACCACCTGACCGGTGAAGTGAGCGAGGGAGAGAGCCGCAATGTGCTGGTCGAAGCGGCCCGCATCTGCCGTGGCCAGATCAAGGATGTGGCCGAGCTGGATGCGGCCGATTACGATGCGCTGCTGGTACCCGGCGGCTTTGGCGCAGCCAAGAACCTGTGCGACTTCGCCATCCGTGGCGCCGAGTGCCAGATCCAGCCCGATGTACTGAAAGCGTGCCAGAGCTTTGCCACTGCCAACAAACCGGCCGCTTATATCTGCATCGCGCCCGCCATGATCCCGCTGATCTATGGCGCCGGGACGCTGGCGACCATCGGCCATGACGAGGGCACCGCCAACGCCATTGAGGCGATGGGCGGCAGCCATCTCAACTGCCCGGTCAACGAGTTCGTGGTGGATCAGGAGCGCAAGGTGATCTCCACCCCCGCCTACATGCTGGCCAACAATATTGTCGAGGCGGCGGGCGGCATCGATAAAACGGTCAAACAGCTGCTGGCACTGTAG
- a CDS encoding cell division protein ZapB, protein MSLEVLEQLESKVQSAVDNISLLKMELDELKEQNTKLQDENHQLRNEHVAWQERLRALLGKMDQMGETI, encoded by the coding sequence ATGTCACTAGAAGTCCTTGAGCAACTCGAATCCAAAGTACAATCCGCTGTCGACAACATCTCCCTGCTGAAGATGGAGTTGGACGAGCTGAAAGAGCAGAATACCAAGCTGCAAGACGAGAACCATCAGCTGCGCAACGAGCACGTTGCATGGCAGGAGCGTCTGCGTGCCCTGTTGGGCAAAATGGATCAGATGGGTGAAACCATCTAA
- the cysE gene encoding serine O-acetyltransferase: protein MDELVAKTWHKIQQEAQCMAAQEPMLASFFHSTILNHKNLRSALSFQLANKLDSATMPAIALREVIELALRSEPELLAVVAADICAVQERDPAVDLFSTPLLYLKGFHALQGYRVANWLWRQGRRSLALYLQNQISVVFGVDVHPAARIGKGIMFDHATGIVVGETAVIEDDVSILQSVTLGGTGKESGDRHPKIREGVMIGAGAKVLGNIEVGVGAKIGAGSVVINPVPPHTTVAGVPAKIVGRPECDKPSLDMDQCL, encoded by the coding sequence ATGGATGAACTGGTTGCCAAAACCTGGCACAAAATTCAGCAAGAAGCACAGTGCATGGCGGCCCAGGAGCCGATGCTGGCCAGCTTCTTCCACTCCACCATTCTCAATCACAAGAATCTGCGATCGGCCCTCAGCTTCCAGCTGGCTAACAAGCTCGACAGCGCCACCATGCCGGCCATCGCCCTGCGCGAGGTGATCGAGCTGGCGCTGCGCAGTGAGCCCGAGCTGCTGGCGGTGGTGGCGGCCGACATCTGCGCCGTGCAGGAGCGCGATCCTGCGGTCGATCTCTTCTCCACCCCGCTGCTCTACCTCAAGGGTTTCCATGCCCTGCAGGGTTATCGGGTCGCCAACTGGTTGTGGCGTCAGGGCCGCCGCTCGCTGGCCCTCTATCTGCAAAACCAGATCTCGGTGGTGTTCGGGGTGGATGTGCACCCGGCAGCCCGAATCGGCAAGGGGATCATGTTTGACCACGCCACCGGCATAGTGGTGGGCGAGACGGCGGTAATTGAAGATGATGTCTCGATCCTGCAGAGCGTGACCCTCGGTGGTACCGGCAAGGAGAGCGGCGATCGCCATCCCAAGATCCGCGAAGGGGTGATGATAGGGGCGGGCGCCAAGGTGCTCGGCAATATCGAAGTGGGCGTGGGTGCCAAAATCGGCGCGGGCAGCGTGGTGATCAACCCGGTACCGCCTCATACCACGGTCGCTGGCGTGCCCGCCAAGATCGTCGGTCGTCCGGAGTGCGACAAGCCTTCACTGGATATGGATCAGTGTCTCTGA
- a CDS encoding cation diffusion facilitator family transporter, with product MSHQQYSRWVTFASLAAVTTATLLIIGKLIAWLMTDSSTLLASLTDSFMDVSASIINLLAIRYALAPADDEHRFGHGKAESLAGLIQSAFISGSALLLVMHGLSSLLNQAPILRLEAGLWVSGGSIVLTLLLVSFQSVVIRKTNSVAIKADMLHYRSDLLLNAGVLLALVLAGQGWYWADGLFAILIGLFLLWGAGHIGYESVQALLDRQLPAEEQARIMALCCAVEGVHGVHDLRTRQSGPTRFVQLHLELDDQIPLVKAHQIADEAELAVRQAFERMDVIIHMDPISVLTKEQQSPHPEQQ from the coding sequence TTGAGCCATCAACAATATTCCCGTTGGGTGACCTTCGCCAGCCTGGCGGCGGTCACCACCGCCACCCTGCTGATCATCGGCAAACTGATCGCCTGGCTGATGACCGACTCATCGACCCTGCTGGCGTCGCTCACCGACTCTTTCATGGATGTGAGTGCCTCCATCATCAACCTGCTGGCCATTCGCTATGCGCTGGCCCCCGCCGATGACGAACACCGTTTCGGTCACGGCAAGGCAGAGTCGCTGGCGGGCCTCATTCAGTCAGCCTTTATCTCCGGCTCCGCGTTGCTGCTGGTGATGCACGGTCTCTCATCCCTGCTCAATCAGGCGCCTATCCTGCGGCTGGAAGCGGGTCTCTGGGTCAGCGGCGGATCCATCGTGCTGACCCTGCTGCTGGTCAGCTTCCAGAGCGTTGTCATTCGCAAGACCAACAGTGTGGCCATCAAGGCCGACATGTTGCACTACCGCTCCGATCTGCTGCTCAATGCCGGCGTCTTGCTGGCGCTGGTGCTGGCGGGACAGGGGTGGTACTGGGCCGATGGCCTGTTTGCCATCTTGATCGGGTTGTTCCTGTTGTGGGGGGCGGGACACATCGGCTACGAGTCGGTGCAGGCCCTGCTCGATCGTCAGTTGCCAGCCGAAGAACAAGCGAGAATAATGGCGCTCTGCTGTGCTGTAGAAGGTGTACACGGTGTACATGACCTGCGCACCCGTCAATCCGGGCCGACCCGATTCGTACAGTTGCATCTTGAACTGGATGATCAGATCCCCCTGGTCAAGGCCCATCAGATCGCCGATGAAGCCGAACTGGCGGTACGCCAGGCATTCGAGCGGATGGATGTCATCATCCACATGGACCCCATCTCGGTGCTGACAAAAGAACAACAGAGCCCTCACCCAGAACAACAGTAG